The Bernardetia litoralis DSM 6794 genome includes a window with the following:
- a CDS encoding DNA polymerase III subunit gamma/tau → MENYVVSARKYRPDTFDAVVGQSHITDTLKNAIRSGQLAQAFLFCGPRGVGKTTCSRILAKTINCLNITPETEPCDECSSCKSFNAGNSLNISELDAASNNSVEDIRNLIEQVRYPPQAGKKKVYIIDEVHMLSNQAFNAFLKTLEEPPSYAIFILATTEKHKIIPTILSRCQIFDFNRIQPNDVARHLEKIATKENVEVEEEALQLIGRKADGALRDALSIFDMLVTFSPDRKLTYTGTIDNLHVLDYDYYFKLTDAFLSRNHTEALLIFDEILKKGFDGHNFIVGLCEHLRDLLVSKDAATVSLLELSETIKEKYKLQAAQSSFSFLMSALNLASACELSYKNSKNQRLHVEMTLLKLSHVMAALSIPQLVEDLKKKD, encoded by the coding sequence ATGGAAAATTATGTAGTTTCAGCAAGAAAATATCGCCCTGATACCTTTGATGCTGTCGTTGGACAATCTCACATTACGGATACTCTCAAAAATGCAATTCGCTCAGGTCAGCTTGCACAGGCTTTTCTGTTTTGTGGACCTAGAGGAGTGGGCAAAACAACCTGTTCTCGTATTTTGGCAAAGACAATAAACTGTCTGAATATTACGCCAGAAACAGAACCTTGTGATGAGTGTAGTTCATGTAAATCTTTTAATGCTGGTAACTCTCTTAATATTAGTGAGTTAGATGCAGCTTCGAATAATTCAGTCGAAGATATTCGTAATCTAATTGAGCAGGTTCGTTATCCGCCTCAAGCTGGAAAAAAGAAAGTTTATATTATTGATGAGGTTCACATGCTTTCAAATCAAGCCTTTAATGCTTTTTTGAAAACACTAGAAGAACCACCTTCTTATGCTATTTTTATTTTAGCAACGACTGAAAAACACAAAATTATTCCTACAATTCTTTCTCGTTGTCAGATTTTTGATTTTAATAGAATTCAACCAAATGATGTAGCTCGTCATTTGGAAAAAATTGCAACTAAAGAAAATGTAGAAGTAGAAGAAGAAGCATTGCAACTTATCGGACGAAAAGCCGATGGAGCTTTGCGTGATGCGCTTTCAATTTTTGATATGTTGGTTACGTTTTCGCCTGATAGAAAACTGACTTACACTGGCACTATTGATAATTTACACGTTTTGGATTATGATTATTATTTTAAACTCACAGATGCGTTTTTGAGTAGAAATCATACAGAAGCATTGCTTATTTTTGATGAAATTTTGAAAAAAGGCTTCGATGGACACAATTTTATTGTTGGTCTTTGTGAGCATTTGCGTGATTTGTTAGTTTCTAAAGATGCTGCGACAGTTTCTTTATTAGAACTTTCTGAAACGATAAAAGAAAAATATAAGTTACAGGCTGCACAATCTTCTTTTTCCTTTTTGATGTCGGCTCTTAATTTAGCTTCTGCTTGTGAATTGAGTTATAAAAATAGTAAAAATCAGCGTCTTCATGTAGAAATGACATTGCTGAAACTCTCCCATGTAATGGCAGCTCTTTCTATTCCTCAATTAGTGGAGGATTTAAAAAAAAAAGACTAG
- a CDS encoding DUF1206 domain-containing protein, which yields MISINSLSTNKKSSLEKFAKSGYLMKGIVYLLIGILATMTAFGLGGEVSGKTGIFQFILEQPFGRILLGIVSLGLFGYTAWRWTQAFINPENDKDDTQNKFRRIGFFISGISYGSVATYAAKMVIQGGSSSSGGGRTTAVSQILEIPAGEIIIGILALFIFGKGVYDIWKGISNKHMNKISDLGFKTKEVVRRAGQVGYISRGIVLLVGGYITARAAIESNASKAGGTEGAFEFMFSSVNAWLVGLIALGLAFYGLFMIIKAKEFYIH from the coding sequence ATGATTTCAATTAATTCATTATCAACAAACAAAAAATCTTCATTAGAAAAATTTGCCAAATCAGGCTATCTTATGAAAGGAATTGTTTATCTTCTCATTGGTATTCTTGCTACCATGACAGCCTTTGGTTTGGGAGGAGAAGTAAGTGGCAAAACAGGTATTTTTCAATTTATTTTAGAGCAACCTTTTGGACGTATTTTATTAGGAATTGTTTCTTTAGGTTTGTTCGGTTATACAGCTTGGAGATGGACACAAGCATTTATTAACCCAGAAAATGATAAAGATGATACACAAAATAAATTTCGTCGTATAGGATTTTTTATTAGTGGTATTTCGTATGGTTCTGTTGCTACCTACGCTGCCAAAATGGTAATTCAAGGAGGAAGTTCTTCATCAGGTGGTGGTCGCACAACAGCTGTTAGTCAAATTCTTGAAATTCCTGCTGGAGAAATTATTATTGGTATTTTAGCTCTTTTTATTTTTGGAAAAGGAGTTTATGATATTTGGAAGGGAATTTCTAACAAACACATGAATAAAATAAGTGATTTAGGATTCAAAACAAAAGAAGTTGTCAGAAGAGCAGGTCAGGTAGGCTATATTTCAAGAGGAATTGTTTTATTAGTTGGTGGTTATATTACTGCTCGTGCAGCTATTGAATCAAATGCAAGCAAAGCAGGTGGAACAGAAGGTGCATTTGAATTTATGTTTTCTTCAGTTAATGCTTGGCTTGTTGGTTTGATTGCACTTGGTTTGGCTTTTTATGGTCTTTTCATGATTATTAAAGCTAAAGAGTTTTATATACATTAA
- a CDS encoding septal ring lytic transglycosylase RlpA family protein — protein MKFQNILKIKVNILLFYLFLIFSLSSCDALFAPTEEESTSAGAYTEEGIASYYADKYEGRPTASGETFRQDLLTAAHKTLPFGTMVTITNLKNGKKIRVKINDRGPFVAGRIIDVTSRGARELDFINDGIVNVKIEYDL, from the coding sequence ATGAAATTTCAAAATATTTTAAAAATTAAGGTAAATATACTTTTATTTTATTTATTTTTAATTTTCTCACTTTCTTCTTGTGATGCCCTATTTGCACCAACTGAAGAAGAATCTACAAGTGCAGGAGCATATACAGAAGAAGGAATTGCATCTTATTATGCCGATAAATACGAAGGAAGACCAACAGCAAGTGGAGAAACATTTAGACAAGATTTATTAACAGCTGCACACAAAACATTGCCTTTTGGTACAATGGTAACGATTACAAATTTGAAAAATGGTAAAAAAATAAGAGTCAAAATAAATGATAGAGGTCCTTTTGTAGCTGGAAGAATCATTGATGTAACAAGTAGAGGAGCAAGAGAATTAGATTTTATAAATGATGGAATTGTTAATGTCAAAATAGAATATGATTTGTAA
- the metK gene encoding methionine adenosyltransferase: MAYLFTSESVSEGHPDKISDQISDAVLDAMLAQDPKSRVACETLVTTGLVVVAGEVTTQAYVDIAEVARKTVKHIGYNSDEYRFDAESCGVIVTLHSQSPDIAQGVDRENEEQGAGDQGMMFGYATKETPEYMPMALAFSHRIVKELAKIRKEESHLMPYLRPDAKAQVTIQYNDNNEPIHVHTVVVSTQHDDFDSEAAMLAKINEDVKKFVIPRVISDKLITKDTVFHINPTGKFVIGGPHGDAGLTGRKIIVDTYGGKGAHGGGAFSGKDSSKVDRSAAYATRHIAKNLVAAGIADEALVQVAYAIGVAKPVSLSVETYGTSKVDLTDGQIAEKLNEIFDMRPSAIISRLGLTNPIFSPTAAYGHMGREPYTAKVSFSTIKSEQKGNVTSQTTTVEEREVGFFTWEKLDYVDKIKAAFKA; the protein is encoded by the coding sequence ATGGCTTATTTGTTCACTTCTGAATCTGTATCTGAAGGACACCCAGATAAAATCTCTGATCAAATCTCTGACGCTGTATTAGATGCAATGCTTGCTCAAGACCCAAAATCAAGAGTAGCTTGTGAAACACTTGTAACAACAGGACTTGTAGTTGTAGCTGGTGAAGTTACTACACAAGCATACGTTGATATTGCTGAGGTAGCTCGCAAGACAGTTAAACATATCGGTTATAATAGCGATGAATATCGTTTTGATGCTGAATCTTGTGGTGTTATTGTTACTCTTCATAGCCAATCTCCTGATATTGCTCAAGGCGTAGATAGAGAAAACGAAGAACAAGGCGCAGGCGACCAAGGTATGATGTTTGGCTATGCGACCAAAGAAACTCCTGAATATATGCCAATGGCTCTAGCTTTCTCTCACCGAATTGTGAAAGAACTTGCCAAAATTCGCAAAGAAGAATCTCATTTGATGCCTTACTTACGTCCTGATGCAAAAGCACAGGTTACTATTCAATATAATGACAACAATGAACCTATTCATGTTCATACGGTTGTAGTTTCTACTCAACATGATGATTTTGATTCGGAAGCTGCTATGCTTGCAAAAATCAATGAGGATGTTAAGAAATTTGTTATTCCTCGTGTTATTTCTGATAAATTAATTACAAAAGATACTGTTTTCCATATCAATCCTACTGGTAAATTTGTTATTGGTGGCCCTCATGGTGATGCTGGTCTTACTGGTCGTAAGATTATTGTTGATACGTATGGTGGAAAAGGCGCACACGGTGGTGGTGCTTTCTCTGGAAAAGATTCTTCAAAAGTAGATAGAAGTGCAGCGTATGCAACTCGTCATATTGCTAAAAACTTAGTTGCTGCTGGTATTGCTGATGAAGCTCTTGTACAAGTTGCTTATGCAATCGGTGTTGCAAAACCTGTTTCTCTTTCTGTCGAAACGTATGGAACTTCTAAAGTAGATTTGACAGACGGACAGATTGCAGAAAAATTAAACGAAATTTTTGATATGCGTCCTTCTGCTATCATCAGTCGTTTAGGACTTACTAACCCTATTTTCTCTCCTACTGCTGCTTACGGACACATGGGACGTGAACCATATACAGCAAAAGTAAGTTTTTCTACTATCAAATCTGAACAAAAAGGAAATGTTACTAGCCAAACGACTACGGTAGAGGAGCGTGAAGTAGGATTCTTTACTTGGGAAAAATTAGATTACGTGGACAAAATCAAAGCTGCATTTAAAGCATAA
- a CDS encoding HTTM domain-containing protein, producing MKNFLKEPISIAPLISFRILFGLLIFLSTLRFWYMGWIEKHYIQPVFHFKYFGFDWVEPLPALGMYAVHIILLLASLGVMFGFLYRLSAFLLFLTFTYCELIDLTYYLNHYYFVSLMAFWLIFVPAHRFYSIDCVLFKNKSEKQSKGSFLQTLFSVSPSLSISRAWVLIFQLQLAITYFYAGLAKLNSEWLFDAMPLKIWLPPHYDMPVLGFLMPYEITAYAFSWTGMIYDLFVPFALFYKKTRIWAYFAVVGFHSVTGYLFQIGVFPVVMIALTLIFFEANYHEKVLNFISSFIKSKSKKYFSFYSTTRTPLLNPLKNFQFISKKWLSILGIYFVFQVLFPFRFLFYTNQPYNETLFWKEEGFRFSWRVMLMEKFGSATFYVKNPITGKEGVVDNSEFLNLHQEKQMSFQPDMILQYARFLEDKYKTKENPNPIVRAEVYVTLNGRRSQLFFDPNLDLTKIADSFLEKDWINSLK from the coding sequence ATGAAAAATTTCCTCAAAGAACCCATTTCAATAGCTCCTTTAATAAGTTTCCGAATTTTATTTGGGTTGCTAATTTTTTTGAGTACACTCCGTTTTTGGTATATGGGTTGGATTGAAAAGCATTATATTCAGCCTGTTTTCCATTTCAAATATTTTGGTTTTGATTGGGTTGAGCCACTTCCTGCCCTTGGAATGTATGCCGTTCATATCATTCTGCTCTTGGCTAGTTTGGGTGTTATGTTTGGTTTTTTGTATCGTCTGTCAGCTTTTTTGCTCTTTCTGACTTTTACGTATTGCGAACTTATCGACCTAACTTACTATCTCAATCATTATTATTTTGTGAGTTTAATGGCATTTTGGCTTATTTTTGTGCCTGCTCATCGCTTTTATTCCATTGATTGTGTTTTATTTAAAAATAAATCTGAAAAACAAAGTAAAGGTAGTTTTCTGCAAACTCTTTTTTCAGTTTCTCCTTCACTTTCTATTTCTCGTGCTTGGGTTTTGATTTTTCAGCTCCAACTTGCCATTACTTATTTTTATGCAGGATTGGCAAAACTAAATTCTGAATGGCTTTTTGATGCAATGCCTCTCAAAATTTGGCTTCCTCCTCATTATGATATGCCCGTTTTAGGCTTTTTGATGCCTTATGAAATTACAGCTTATGCTTTTTCTTGGACAGGAATGATTTATGATTTATTTGTTCCTTTTGCTTTATTCTACAAAAAAACTCGTATTTGGGCATATTTTGCAGTCGTTGGTTTTCATTCTGTAACAGGATATTTATTTCAAATTGGTGTTTTTCCTGTTGTGATGATTGCACTGACTTTGATTTTCTTTGAAGCAAACTATCACGAAAAAGTATTGAATTTTATTTCTTCATTTATTAAATCAAAATCTAAAAAGTATTTCTCATTCTATTCTACCACTAGAACACCTTTATTAAATCCATTGAAAAACTTTCAATTTATTTCTAAAAAATGGCTTTCTATTTTAGGTATTTATTTTGTTTTTCAAGTTTTATTTCCGTTTCGTTTTCTATTTTACACCAATCAACCATATAATGAAACACTTTTTTGGAAGGAAGAAGGCTTTCGTTTTTCGTGGCGAGTAATGCTCATGGAAAAATTTGGAAGTGCTACTTTTTATGTAAAAAATCCGATTACAGGAAAAGAAGGAGTAGTCGATAATAGTGAATTTTTGAACTTACATCAAGAAAAACAAATGTCTTTTCAGCCTGATATGATTTTACAATATGCTCGTTTTTTGGAAGATAAATATAAGACAAAAGAAAATCCAAATCCAATAGTTAGGGCAGAGGTTTATGTTACTTTAAATGGAAGAAGAAGCCAATTATTTTTTGATCCAAATCTTGATTTAACTAAAATTGCAGATAGTTTTTTGGAAAAAGATTGGATTAATTCTTTGAAATAA
- the hisH gene encoding imidazole glycerol phosphate synthase subunit HisH, whose amino-acid sequence MKIVIIDYKAGNIRSVDFALQRLGINAVVSADKDVLRSADKIIFPGVGHAESAMQHLKNADLDTFIPTLKQPVLGICLGMQLLCSHTEEGNTKGLGIFDVNVKEFKPINSVDKVPHMGWNTTENLKGELFDSDLFNKAKDSNQNQFYFVHTYYAELCKDTVASCDYILPFSAALQKDNFYAAQFHPEKSADAGEELLKNFLKL is encoded by the coding sequence ATGAAAATAGTAATCATAGATTATAAAGCTGGCAATATTCGTTCAGTTGATTTTGCTTTGCAGCGTTTGGGAATTAATGCTGTTGTGAGTGCAGATAAAGATGTTTTGCGTTCGGCTGATAAAATTATCTTTCCAGGAGTTGGCCATGCAGAATCTGCTATGCAACACCTCAAAAATGCAGATTTAGATACTTTTATTCCTACTTTAAAACAGCCTGTTCTAGGAATCTGCTTGGGAATGCAGCTTTTATGTTCGCATACAGAAGAAGGAAATACAAAAGGACTAGGAATTTTTGATGTAAATGTAAAAGAATTTAAACCTATTAATTCAGTTGATAAAGTTCCTCACATGGGTTGGAATACAACAGAAAATTTGAAAGGAGAATTATTTGATAGTGATTTGTTTAACAAAGCTAAAGATTCTAATCAAAATCAATTTTATTTTGTGCATACTTATTATGCAGAACTTTGTAAAGATACGGTTGCAAGTTGTGATTATATCTTGCCTTTTTCGGCTGCCTTGCAGAAAGATAATTTTTATGCAGCACAATTTCACCCAGAAAAAAGTGCAGATGCTGGGGAGGAACTTTTGAAGAATTTTTTGAAATTGTAG